The Microvirga thermotolerans sequence CGCGGGGCGCCCTCGCCTCGACGAGGCGGAACGCGTCGATGGCATTCAGGAATCGCGCATGCCGCTCCGGCGTCGCGGGCGGGAGCCGCGCCTCGTCGAGAAGATGCGGCGGCGGCGCGGGGAGGTCGGAAACCGTCTCGTCGACAAGGGAGCGCATGGAAGCACCGGCGGCGGGATGGAGCCCCGAAAGGATGGGCGATCGCTCCTGCGAAGAAAAGCGGATGCGGCCCTGAAAAATTTTTCGACGTTAGGAACTTCTTTTGGTATGGGGTGTTTATCGGCGGGACCAAGGATCTTTCGGGGAGAAAGCCCATGCTTACCTGGGCTGGCATTGTCGCGCTTGTTATCGGCGTTCTCACCTACCTCACCGGCGATACGGCGGTCGTCCTGAGAGGCGCGGCCGAACTCGGCGCCGTCGTCGCGCTCTTCGCGCTGGTCTGCGCGACCGAAGCCTTCAACTGAGCGCGTTCGGAAAACGAATTTCACGCCTTCCGGTTCCAGGGCTGGGAAGCCCGTACGAGGTCCTCGCCAGCGCGTTCTTGCACAGTTTCGATGCAACGTTATAAACTCAAGCATCATGAGCGCCGCCCCTCCCCGTCCCATGCCTCCTCCCGATCCCCTTCCCGTTCACGGTCCGCCGACGGTCCTCCCGTTGAGCGGCACGCCTTCGGGCGAAGCGGCGGCCGGATCGTGGGAGCCCTGGGAAGCCGAGGTCGAGCAGCGCCTCGCAACCGTGCTCGAGGAGATCGGCACGCCCTTCATCGCCCTCGACGCAGGCTGGCGCTTCATGCTCGTGAACCGAGCTGCCGAGACCTATTACGGCGTCCCGCGGCAGGCGATGCTCGGACGGCGGATCTGGGACCTGTTCCCCGACACCGCGACGGCCCTGCGCCCGCCCTTCGAGAAGGTCCTCGCGACCGGGGAGCACATCCTCGTCGAGACCGATCCTCACGGACGCTCCGCCGCGGCCCGCCCGGCCCCTTTCTCCCTCAAGGCGTTCCCCTATCGGGGCGGCGTCGGCGTGAGCTTCAGCGAATGGAGCGCGCAGCGGCGGGCGGAGGAGGTGCTGCGCGAAAGCCAGGAGCAGCTGAGCGCGCTCGCCGACAACCTGCCCCTCGGCGTCGTCTATCAGATGAACGACGCCCTGGGCTTCGAGGGGCGGCGCTTCCTCTACATCTCGGCGAGCTGCGAGCGCCTCAACGGCGTCCCGGCGGAGCAGGCCCTCGACAATCCGCTCGCGCTGTTCGATCTCATCCTCCCGGAATATCGCGAGGAGATCGCGCTCCGGCAGTACGAGGCCCACCGCGACCGCAAGCCGTTCGACATCGAGTTCCCCATCCGCCACGCCAAGACGGGCGAGATCCGCTGGCAGCGGATCGTCGATGCGCCGCGCCGGCTCCCGAACGG is a genomic window containing:
- a CDS encoding sensor histidine kinase, which produces MSGTPSGEAAAGSWEPWEAEVEQRLATVLEEIGTPFIALDAGWRFMLVNRAAETYYGVPRQAMLGRRIWDLFPDTATALRPPFEKVLATGEHILVETDPHGRSAAARPAPFSLKAFPYRGGVGVSFSEWSAQRRAEEVLRESQEQLSALADNLPLGVVYQMNDALGFEGRRFLYISASCERLNGVPAEQALDNPLALFDLILPEYREEIALRQYEAHRDRKPFDIEFPIRHAKTGEIRWQRIVDAPRRLPNGSYVWDGLQIDITDHKNAEEHLKLLINELNHRVKNTLATVQSLAAQSFARLDTDAGGPFAKARQAFEARLFALARGHDVLTRENWKGAHLSDIVHEAFAPYRHRAEGSEAITACGPDRRVPPAVALSLSMAIHELCTNALKYGALKAPAGHVRVTWSISGEPPSSRLRLRWEESGGPPVRPPAQKGFGSRLIEEGLARELNGTVHLDFREEGVVCTVDVPLE